Below is a genomic region from Syngnathoides biaculeatus isolate LvHL_M chromosome 5, ASM1980259v1, whole genome shotgun sequence.
aaggatcaGTGAACAATTGCATTTAATATTGCATACCTCTGCAAACAACTACCTCTGCTGTCACATTTAGTAAGTGCAGTATCCAGACAGGAGAAGTCAAACTTGGGTCATATTTATTTGATACTGTATGTTATATGTTATAAGTTAAACAGCACTGCAAATACTGACAGTGAGAATGTGGAAGACCTGACATTACTTAATTACAAActccccaaaatatgcacaaaacatgcattggacAAACGTTTTGGGACAACTTGCTTGCATCAGTTGCATATCTTTCCTCCCCACAACTTGCCTGCCTTGCACACACCCACTTGCTTCTTACAAAACGTTCTTTTCCTCAAATGCCTGCTTCACATACACccacttacaaaaaaatgtcaaaatgtagaGAggctttctttttattttagttcTTGGAAGAAAGAGGAGAAAATGTTGTCGAGCAGATCTGTACAATATAGTAGACAAAAGTCTTCTGATGGCACTCCTGCCAAACAAATTGCTTCCAGTTACTTGCAACAGGGCGTACAGAGCCATGCTAGGCAGTGAGCCACGTGCTGCTTCATCAAGCGTAAAGATGACagcaatacagtgaagaaaacaagtatttgaacaccccgctatgttgtaagttttcccacttggaaatcatggaggggtctgaaattttcatcgtaggtgcatgtccactcggAGAGAgatacaatgtatgatttttttttaacaatttatttgtgtgatacagctgcaaataagtatttgaacacctgtctatcagctagaactctgaccctcaaagacctgttagtccgcctttaaaagtgcacttccactccatgtattatcctgaatcagatgcacctgtgtgaggtcgttagctacataaaaacacttgtccaccccatccaactcaaacttgtaacatgaccaagaccaaacagCTGACCAAGGGACACCAGAAACcaaattgtataactccacccggctggaaagggttacgaagaaattgccaagaggtttggtgaaaaaaggtccactgttggagcaatcattagaaaatggaagaagctaaacatgacgggcaATCTGAACTTGcggaaactccatgtttctttgcaacagcccagaaacctgcctgatctcgagaagatctgtgtggaggagtgggccaaaatccctcctgcagtttgtgcaaacctggtgaacaactacaggaaacgtttggcctgtgtaattacaaacaaagtctactgtaccaactactaacattggttttctcaggtgttcaaatacttatttacagctgtatcacacaattaaatcgttaacaaaaatcttacattgggatttctggatttttctttttagatgatctctctcacagtggacatgcacctacgatgaaaatttcagatccctccatgatttcttagtggaagaacttgcaatacagcagggtgttcaactacttattttcttcactgtatttgccgGCATTCCGTTCAGCACTCAATATTACCGCGCGctcacttcttcgctaattttattttcatatgtgAAGCGAGCTGGAAAGAAGAAGTCAATCTGGGAGACatgactccaaaaaaaaaaaaaaaaaaaggcaatcaaCTTCTCcttattttttgttcttctttgttgttgtttttttttttttttaattcacatttgcTGCAGCCATGGCGCAGGAGCCGGACGTCAACTACGCCTCGGTGGTCTTCAAAAGAGACAAGTCGGGACCATCCAGAGGTATCGAAGACTCGACTCTTTTTTGCAGTCACTGTTGAAAAGTTAGCTTCGTACTGCTTTAaagttgatttatttaaatgaaggagtgactgttgttttaGTTGTTATTTTATGGGATGTTTCTACTTGTTATTACACATTTGCTAATtaggaagaaaagaaaggaaaaaaaatcatccatccacgtCACCGCTTTCAACGTTAGTTGGGTTCAGCGGGCCTTCGACCGCTTCTGCACCAAGAACGAAGACGGTACGTCGTCGTCAAGCAATGCTGTGGGTcacagtttggaaaaaaattaaaaaaaaaaacaagaatagaaatatttgaaaagtaaTAGGAATACACATGATAATAAACTCAGGCCTTATTTCCTGTTGAGAAAGATTTTTTAATTACGATTTTAAATATGTGATAAAATATTAGATTAACTGACTGTCACTTGTGATAAAAATCCGAATgtttcaaattaatttcaaaatattgaataagGTTATTTAAATTATCCAGTTATCGagaatatttttacattgtatttttttcttttgggaaatgatatatatttttaaattatatcatcataaatttatttttttaaccatactcTTGGTTTGTATGTCAGGATGTATTGTAGGAAAAATCTAATTCATATTTCTTATTGCATTTATTCAGCTATATTTTGGAATAGAGTAATGCATAGTTACATTTGATCATCACTAATCATTGTAAAAAACATTGTCCTGCTTGTATTCATGAAGTATTTTTGAAATTAgaaatgattttatttgaatttaaatctgttttaagtcttgattttaaaacaacttttgccggcattttgattttccaatttaatttttatatatttcaaaatactAAGATTACTTTTaagtctttttatttattttattatttttattttaattcatattcatgttttggttacagtattttaatgcttcaattacagtactttacagtatttatttatgacaaatttgtttataaatacatttgtattttattgaggaaaaatgtatttatttttacaaatattttcaaaatgctgtCTGGTCgacatcaagaaaaaaatgtcaataaatagaattaaagttatttttccttctctttaaaacaaatatgaaaaataaatgggtCTTGAACTGCTTTTTTTGGGATGATCACATGTACACCGACTGTTGAACTTTAAAAGGTCCCGATGGCATCAAAAGCGTGTGTTGGTGATTTCAGAATTGCGCCGGCTGTGCAATCCCTGCGAAGAAGGTTGGTTGCGGTTTGAGTCCCACTGCTACCTCATCAACGATGCGGAAAGCGTCAACCGGAAAACTTGGGAGGACGCACGTCGAGATTGCAGCGAAAACAATTCCCAACTCCTGGTTGTGGAAAATGCCGGAGAAATGGTACAGAAATCGTGTCATTTGTGTTTCTTTACGTTCAACTGATTGAATGTTTGATTGGctgaagttttattttgaacaggCGATACCAACCCCacaccaccaccccaaaaaacctaatgaataaataatttgaaTCTAAATGGGATCCACTGATGCAACATCAGTTACCAGAAGTAGAatgaaaacgaaaaaaaaacaaattatatttCAAGTCTACCATGACTAACTTAGCCAGCAagaaatgcaaaccaaaacgcAAACAGTACAGACTAAAATACGGCAGTGCCTTGTCATACAATCTTCATTCCTTGCGTAAACGCAAAGCCTTCGTATCTCAAATTAGTTTTCACCATTGGAATTAATGGAAATGCTAATTATCCGTTCCAGCATCCCCTAAAAGAATACAGTAATGACATTATGACGTAGAATAAAGAAATGACGACGATGCTTTTGTGAagttactttatttttgtaaggtcAGTGGCGTCATGTGCCACCCAccccaaaccccccccacccccctcccccccagcgCCCTCCATCTTTGTACCATTTTGATCAAATTAGCAACTGAACACAAATGTGGTGCCCAGCATTGCTTGGAAAATCACACAAGAtggctttttttgtctttgttttgttattttcctgaaaagttgtcattttgggCAGCACTGTGGTTCAGCTGATAaaacggtggcctcacagttttgaggtcccgggttgaatcccggccccgcctgtgtggagtttgcatgttctccccgtgcctgcgtgggttttttcccggcactccggtttcctcccacatcccaaaaaaacatgcaacattaatcaactctaaattgcctctaggtgtgattgtgagtgcggctgtttgtctcgatgtgccctgcgattggctggcgaccagttcggggtgtaccccgcctcctgcccgttgagggCTGGTATGGGCTCTAGAGCTCCCcttgacccccgtgaggataagcagctaagaaaatggatggatggttgtcaTTTTGACGGCGACGACACATAAAATATGAGTGAAAACTGCGTTAAATTATAGTACATTCTTACGTCCACACGGGTCACGCAGACAATTCGGTTTCCCAATTCTGTCACTGACATCACACCGAGATGAGGCGGCGTATCGATTTTGGTGGTGGAAAAGCAGCGTCGCCGTAGCAACCACATATGTCAAAACGGATTGATGTTATGCTTTCATTTTGTCAGTAATCTCATTTGCCGGATTACATCCAAAAGAATAGTTGGGACAGCTGGGCCACCCTCAGCTACTGGGTCGGCCTGTAAGCAGAAGGCGGACGATGGAAGTGGCTCAATGGCAGCGAACTGAGCCCGGACCGGGACTGGCTAAAGAACCCAGGCTCCCACACTACTTCAGACGCTTGGTATAACTACAAGTACTGATCCAATGGcagtaaacattaaaaaatgtgcttcactacaaaattaaaaatactttttttcagaaCTCGGTAAAGCAaggaaaaataacacaaaatcgTGAAtcgcttttattcatttttaatagaAGAGAAAATGGCTTTTATGCCTTCAATATTAAACCGCATCCGTCAGTCAATCAGTCGAACtttatgaatttatttgttGATGACTTTTCATTCATACACTTCAACCAATTCACTTTAgtaatgttttaaattttaattaaaaatgtatttttccactgACACAAGAACATACTAGGGTGaccatttcaaatatttgttaaaataaatatcCACATTTACACTtccaattatttaaaatatcttTACCTagcagtatctttttttttcttttaaaaagattttgaaCACATAATTTTAAACCGATTTGTAAACCGTGCTGTTGCATCGTGAGTCGaatttacagtttaaaaatgtacacaaaaatatttctaaaaaatTTTAACTTACAGTATTCTGCCGGAgttcttttcaattttcatcatttttaaaaaataaaacaggtaAAATGAACTTCATACATTACAGCTTTGCTGATGGACTCGACAGCATCAGTAAAAGAAATACTTCGGTAAACTAGAGTTTATTTCCCACCACCATccgatttattaaaaaaaaaaaaaaaaaagcacgctgACTGAGGCCGACGTCCCCGTTTGTGTGACACTTCCGCTGCTCCCTCAGGTCCTGGCTACGGTGGGGTCAAGTCCCCGGAGAGAGTTGCGCCATCTCCGTGAAAAACGAAAAGCTGATGGCGGTCGGCTGCTCCGAAAGGCAGCGGTGGATCTGCAAGAAGCCGGCGTTATTGCTGTAAATGGGGGCCCCGAGCCCCCCACCCATCCTCCGGAACGCCGAACATTTTTAGGCACAAACGCAAAACTCGCCTGTTTGACATGACTTCATAAACAATAATAAACGCTGGCATTATTTCCTATTCTAACCAATACATTTGTCTGTATCGTTCacttcctaaaaagaagacaaactgtTCCGGTTGAACTtacctaaaaagaaaagatgg
It encodes:
- the LOC133500588 gene encoding uncharacterized protein LOC133500588 isoform X1, with amino-acid sequence MCRSIEGGMEAEEALEARKGLDNHGAGAGRQLRLGGLQKRQVGTIQRKKRKEKKSSIHVTAFNVSWVQRAFDRFCTKNEDELRRLCNPCEEGWLRFESHCYLINDAESVNRKTWEDARRDCSENNSQLLVVENAGEMLGQLGHPQLLGRPVSRRRTMEVAQWQRTEPGPGLAKEPRLPHYFRRLVLATVGSSPRRELRHLREKRKADGGRLLRKAAVDLQEAGVIAVNGGPEPPTHPPERRTFLGTNAKLACLT
- the LOC133500588 gene encoding uncharacterized protein LOC133500588 isoform X2, coding for MCRSIEGGMEAEEALEARKGLDNHGAGAGRQLRLGGLQKRQVGTIQRKKRKEKKSSIHVTAFNVSWVQRAFDRFCTKNEDELRRLCNPCEEGWLRFESHCYLINDAESVNRKTWEDARRDCSENNSQLLVVENAGEMVLATVGSSPRRELRHLREKRKADGGRLLRKAAVDLQEAGVIAVNGGPEPPTHPPERRTFLGTNAKLACLT